From Hymenobacter sediminicola:
CACGTCGCGCAACTCGGCCAGGCGCGAATCGAAGGCGCCCATTACTTTGCCCAGGGCGTACTCCATCTCGCGGTAGCTCACCTCGTCGAAGGTCAGGTCTACGCCCAGCTTGCCCTCGTCCACCCAGTCGGGCAGGTCCTCTTTGGTGGTGGCCAGCAGGATTTTGTTGCGCTTGACGCTGGTGACTACGCCCGAGAGGGTGGGCCGGTCGGAGCCCGAGCGGCCGGGGATGTTGCCGAACAGCGCCGCGTTTTTGCCCACCTGAAACAGGTGCAGTCCGCTGCCGCCCTGTCGCTCCAGCTCAATGACGAGCTTGCCGCCAAAGCCGATGTCCTCCTTCGTGATTTTGACGGGGTACCAGGTGAGGCCCCGCTTCTGGCGCTCGGCAATGCTGGCCTGGGCGCTCTTGATTTTAAATTGTTCGAGGTCCTCCTGCTGCTCGAGCTTCATGAGGGCCTGCACCTTGCGCAACTCCTTTTCGAGGGCGTAAGGTTCGGTATAGGTAGGTTGTTCAGCCAACTTTGGGGGTTCTTGTTCGAATCGTTGGTAACAACGAAATCGGGGAAAAGGTGGCCGAAGGTCGGGAGGAATTTGGGAATGAAACGGCTATGCGGTGGTGGGCAGTTGCTGAGGCAGCCGGCCCTTCCGGTTGCCTAGTATCTGCAGGATTCCGGTCAGCAAACCCAGCAGGCCACCCACGTAGCCGAAGTTATGAATCGAGCCCACGGTTATGAACGCTGCCTTATCCGTCAGGTTTTCGGGAAGCCACCACGAAACTCCAGCTTGGGCCAAGTACATGCGCCCGTAGAAAAAGCCTACAACGCCCGCTAGCATCGTAAGCAGGAAAGCCGAACGTACTGCCTGCAACGTCACCGCAACGAGCCGGGCCCGCTCCACGAAAATCAGGCCCAGTATGCCGAAGATGACGCCAATGAGTAAGCCAAACCACCAGGTAGCCAGAAAGCCGATGATTGCCACAGTGGGACGATGTCCACCAAACCAGTTAGGCTCAAACCCGAACTGCTCGTATTTGAACTTGGTAAAATACTCCGGTGATATGGTGTACGTGACTTGATCATGTATGATACCATACACACCCGCTAGCAGCGTAATCAGGCACACTAAGCCGATACAGGCTCTGACTTTTTTCATAGTGCCGATAATAATAAAGTAATGGCTAAAGAAGTATTGATTCTGTGTCGTGCTTGGCAAAGCATTTCTATGGAGTCGAATGTGTACCAATTGAAGCGGTAGAGATGCTTCGGCAAGCTCAGCATGACGTCCTCTTGAGTGCTACAATACAGCCTTCGTAAACTGCTCCACCAGTTCCGGACACTGCGGGAACTCCTGAGTCAGCGTGGCTCGTTCGGCCAACTCAAAATCAGCGAAATCGAAGCCAGGAGCCACGGTGCAGCTGACCAGTGCGTAGCCGGCGCGGTGCGATAGGTGGGCCGCAAACCACGTATTGGCCGGCACGACGGCCTGCGGCAACTCACCGTTGGCAAAGTCGGAGCCGAGGGTGATGCGGGTGGGCTGGCCGGGCGTCAGCAGGATGATTTCCAGCGGCTGCCCCTGGTGGAAAAACCACAGCTCGTCGGATTTGATGCGGTGGAAGTGCGACTTGTCCTCGTTTTCGAGCAGGTAGTAAATGGCCGTGCTGGTATTGCGGGTCCGGCCTTCCGC
This genomic window contains:
- a CDS encoding cupin domain-containing protein, with the translated sequence MTAQDIIRDLELLPHPEGGYYRETYRAADTLETAEGRTRNTSTAIYYLLENEDKSHFHRIKSDELWFFHQGQPLEIILLTPGQPTRITLGSDFANGELPQAVVPANTWFAAHLSHRAGYALVSCTVAPGFDFADFELAERATLTQEFPQCPELVEQFTKAVL